A window of the Trichoderma asperellum chromosome 6, complete sequence genome harbors these coding sequences:
- a CDS encoding uncharacterized protein (EggNog:ENOG41~SECRETED:SignalP(1-19)), translating into MRFGLAAVFLATIVGTGLTAPLASQRRSLVGDVGNLLGGITQGVVVDVVVLETQLVSLLGPIVQTIESALPTATTLASKLVSLVDGVGAQATDALGLNNVVQIVGEAIAMVAQGVDLNAVNAYLNAATGGTITSLEAALGINNLTQVLGL; encoded by the exons ATGCGTTTCGGACTCGCCGCTGTTTTCCTTGCCACCATTGTCGGCACTGGTCTCACTGCCCCTCTGGCTTCCCAGCGACGCTCTCTCGTTGGTGACGTCGGCAACCTTCTCGGAGGCATCACCCAGGGCGTCGTTGTCGACGTTGTCGTCCTTGAGACCCAGCTGGTCTCTCTGCTCGGCCCCATCGTCCAGACG ATCGAGTCTGCTCTTCCTACCGCCACCACTCTGGCTTCCAAGCTTGTCAGCCTTGTTGATGGCGTTGGCGCTCAGGCCACCGATGCTCTTGGCCTGAACAACGTTGTCCAGATCGTTGGTGAGGCTATCGCCATGGTTGCCCAGGGCGTTGACTTGAACGCTGTCAACGCTTACCTCAACGCTGCTACTGGCGGTACCATTACCAGCCTTGAGGCCGCTCTTGGCATCAACAACCTTACTCAGGTTCTTGGCCTCTAA
- a CDS encoding uncharacterized protein (MEROPS:MER0011907), whose translation MTNPDAKDACKHTSLYLDVSPHASKAGFKRPNKRQRISAATQEGRVLKEIELLTCKELVEDEMAFPGPLVLPGDDLAEDPESPPQDFNEWRDEEERNPVTQERKTIYIVSSPLIEKSLSKMQAWSVCSSRNSAKKQDTEAVSPPDIRDIVEYLSAFFYGMDVKIFKQPFHWQKWDSYEGAVLKSSNTEKRIGLRTPSEELFGIRCRASPDGVSPMQVNLNDVLDALAENIPSDAHSIMILLDQDMYEGDGDIFCAGRAYGGSRIAAVSKFRDQPLCAPRDNGHAWPSSHCAAYIKQLCHLESYTTKPQPVRRKHNSGPLHAAIKATSGTVRHESSVPSEAPTAQWLGRIAITMAHELCHCLGLDHCVYFACAMQGCGSVEEAQRQPPYVCPVCLEKLCAAIGEGVVYGWSDEARSMAIREKYVRDRYEALRRVCERWGNPSVSRMFAGYRAWLDVVIERSL comes from the coding sequence ATGACCAACCCTGATGCAAAAGACGCCTGCAAACACACATCCCTCTACTTGGACGTCTCACCGCACGCGTCTAAAGCAGGATTTAAACGTCCAAATAAGAGACAACGCATCTCGGCGGCAACTCAAGAAGGACGCGTTCTCAAAGAGATAGAGCTCCTAACCTGCAAAGAGCTCGTCGAAGATGAAATGGCCTTTCCGGGACCACTGGTTCTTCCTGGTGACGATCTAGCTGAAGACCCAGAGTCGCCGCCACAAGACTTTAACGAATGGagggatgaagaggaaaggaaCCCGGTGACTCAAGAGAGGAAAACTATCTACATTGTGTCTAGTCCTTTAATTGAGAAAAGTTTGTCCAAGATGCAGGCATGGTCCGTCTGTAGTTCTAGAAATTCAGCAAAGAAACAAGATACGGAGGCAGTCAGCCCTCCAGATATACGGGACATTGTTGAATATCTATCGGCATTCTTCTACGGCATGGACGTCAAGATCTTCAAACAGCCCTTTCACTGGCAAAAATGGGACAGCTACGAGGGTGCCGTCTTGAAAAGCTCGAATACAGAGAAACGCATTGGTCTCAGGACTCCCAGCGAAGAGCTCTTTGGAATTCGCTGCCGCGCCTCACCAGATGGGGTATCTCCTATGCAAGTCAACTTGAACGATGTACTAGATGCGCTGGCAGAAAACATTCCCTCTGACGCACATTCCATCATGATACTACTAGATCAGGACATGTACGAAGGCGACGGGGACATCTTCTGCGCGGGGCGAGCATACGGAGGCAGTCGCATCGCAGCCGTCTCCAAGTTCCGAGACCAGCCCTTGTGTGCGCCAAGGGACAATGGTCACGCATGGCCATCCTCACATTGCGCAGCTTACATCAAACAGCTCTGCCATCTCGAAAGCTACACGACAAAACCGCAGCCCGTCCGACGCAAACACAACAGCGGCCCTTTACACGCGGCAATAAAAGCGACTAGTGGTACTGTCCGTCACGAAAGCAGCGTCCCGTCGGAAGCCCCAACAGCCCAGTGGCTCGGAAGGATTGCCATCACCATGGCGCATGAGCTGTGTCACTGTCTGGGGCTGGACCACTGCGTGTACTTTGCGTGCGCGATGCAGGGGTGCGGCAGTGTGGAGGAGGCACAGCGGCAGCCGCCGTACGTGTGCCCTGTTTGTCTGGAGAAGCTGTGTGCTGCGATAGGGGAGGGTGTTGTCTATGGATGGAGCGATGAGGCGCGGAGCATGGCGATTAGAGAGAAGTATGTGAGGGATCGGTATGAGGCGTTGAGGAGGGTCTGTGAGAGATGGGGCAATCCTAGCGTTTCGAGGATGTTTGCTGGATATAGGGCCTGGCTGGATGTAGTGATCGAACGAAGCTTGTGA